A genomic region of Pseudomonas migulae contains the following coding sequences:
- a CDS encoding phage tail tape measure protein: MADRAARLAFILSLTDKVTAPLGKVKMGFNDLAEQSEKNIKTMGMGLGGMIGAGKGITESLAPALEMNRALGEVRSLGVAEDALNALNRKSLEFSVAYGENARDFVASAYSIEGAIKGLTGDQLATFTNTSNLLAKATKGDAETMGAYVGTMYNLFKGQADAMGKAEWVEKLGGQTALAVKLFRTDGAQLKDAFKEVGSIATTFGVDLAEQFAVIGSLSSTMEGGDAGGIYKAFFENIGAASEKLGMKFTGQNGKLLPMMDILSKLEGKFGDLNSADAGAKLIEAFGGEGARVITALTKDTDRLRNGMDQLGKVRGLENAENMAKAMVDPWQQFAAAVEALRVVFGQVLIPILTPLMNKLVAIGATLTRWTQLFPNIARVIGIVTLTIFGIIFAMSALTMVIGISRMTWLGLVTVWKVVQLLNLRTVAGFVLQKLAILAYLSILTLFGAAMLVVRGVMLAWQAAIWLVNVALTANPIGVIVMGIAALVAIVALAVYYWDEWTAALMNSEAFKGVSEQFKVLSDWFNSMGGWSGMAKGAWDSIVGVFYKAINSLIEMINSIPGVNIEARFGGMPEVPGADMAMNAASSASAAQNTQQSINSAIPSLSPTRASAVPPGGLLSSIQNNTSSQNKGTHVENLTIQNNKPMTPLEMENMVSMAVGG, translated from the coding sequence ATGGCTGATCGCGCTGCCCGCCTGGCCTTCATTTTGAGTCTGACCGACAAGGTCACCGCGCCCCTGGGCAAGGTGAAAATGGGTTTCAACGACCTTGCCGAGCAGAGCGAAAAGAACATCAAGACGATGGGCATGGGGCTGGGCGGCATGATCGGCGCCGGCAAGGGCATCACCGAATCATTGGCGCCGGCCTTGGAGATGAACCGTGCCCTGGGCGAGGTCCGATCGCTGGGCGTGGCCGAGGACGCGCTGAATGCATTGAATCGAAAATCCCTGGAGTTCTCCGTGGCCTACGGTGAAAACGCCCGGGATTTTGTCGCGTCGGCGTACAGCATCGAAGGCGCGATCAAGGGCCTCACCGGTGACCAGTTGGCCACCTTCACCAACACCAGCAACCTGTTGGCCAAGGCCACCAAGGGCGATGCGGAAACCATGGGCGCCTACGTGGGCACCATGTACAACCTGTTCAAGGGCCAGGCCGACGCCATGGGCAAAGCTGAGTGGGTTGAAAAACTCGGTGGCCAAACGGCGCTTGCGGTGAAGCTGTTCCGCACCGACGGTGCCCAGCTCAAGGACGCGTTCAAGGAGGTCGGCTCGATCGCCACCACCTTTGGTGTGGACTTGGCTGAGCAGTTCGCGGTGATCGGCTCCCTCAGCAGCACCATGGAAGGCGGGGACGCCGGCGGGATCTACAAGGCGTTTTTCGAAAACATTGGCGCAGCCTCGGAAAAGCTGGGGATGAAGTTCACCGGCCAGAACGGCAAGTTGCTGCCGATGATGGACATCCTTAGCAAGCTCGAGGGCAAGTTCGGCGACCTGAACAGCGCAGACGCCGGCGCCAAGTTGATCGAGGCCTTCGGCGGTGAAGGTGCCCGCGTCATCACCGCGTTGACCAAAGACACCGATCGCCTGCGCAATGGCATGGATCAACTGGGCAAGGTTCGCGGCCTGGAGAACGCCGAGAACATGGCCAAGGCGATGGTGGACCCGTGGCAACAATTCGCGGCTGCCGTCGAAGCGCTGCGCGTGGTGTTTGGTCAGGTGCTGATCCCGATCCTGACTCCGCTGATGAACAAGCTGGTGGCGATCGGCGCGACGCTGACCCGCTGGACGCAGCTGTTCCCGAACATCGCTCGGGTGATTGGCATTGTCACGCTGACGATCTTCGGGATCATCTTCGCAATGTCCGCGTTGACCATGGTAATCGGCATCAGCCGGATGACCTGGCTCGGGTTGGTGACGGTCTGGAAAGTGGTGCAGTTGCTGAACCTGCGCACCGTTGCCGGCTTCGTGCTGCAGAAGCTGGCCATCCTCGCCTACCTGTCCATATTGACGCTGTTCGGCGCGGCCATGCTGGTCGTTCGAGGCGTCATGTTGGCTTGGCAGGCCGCTATCTGGCTGGTCAACGTGGCCCTGACCGCCAACCCGATCGGGGTCATCGTGATGGGCATCGCCGCGCTGGTCGCCATCGTCGCGCTCGCCGTCTATTACTGGGACGAATGGACGGCCGCGCTGATGAACAGCGAGGCCTTCAAGGGGGTCAGCGAGCAATTCAAGGTGCTGTCCGACTGGTTCAACTCCATGGGCGGCTGGTCCGGCATGGCCAAGGGCGCATGGGACAGCATCGTCGGCGTGTTCTACAAGGCCATCAACAGCCTGATCGAGATGATCAACAGCATTCCCGGTGTGAACATCGAAGCGCGTTTTGGCGGCATGCCAGAAGTACCGGGTGCCGACATGGCCATGAACGCGGCCAGCTCCGCCAGTGCCGCGCAGAACACCCAGCAGTCCATCAACTCGGCGATCCCGAGCCTGTCTCCGACACGTGCCTCGGCCGTGCCACCGGGCGGGTTGCTGAGCAGCATTCAGAACAACACCAGCAGCCAGAACAAGGGCACTCACGTGGAGAACCTGACCATTCAGAACAACAAGCCGATGACCCCGCTGGAGATGGAAAACATGGTGAGCATGGCGGTGGGTGGATGA
- a CDS encoding DUF2590 family protein, which produces MSEYIDLLIVDNDLVLDPSRQPVLIDDRASIAQDIAHMIRDSGLLVTLVAERNSLKQRDCIQRLELLVEADERLVPGTALITQLEPGQYLVTAKTMKFGTIEVTV; this is translated from the coding sequence ATGAGCGAATACATCGATTTGCTGATCGTCGACAACGACCTGGTGCTCGATCCCTCTCGGCAACCGGTGCTCATCGATGACCGGGCCAGCATCGCCCAGGACATCGCGCACATGATCCGCGACAGCGGCCTGCTGGTGACCCTGGTCGCCGAGCGCAACAGCCTGAAACAGCGCGACTGCATCCAGCGGCTGGAGCTGCTGGTCGAGGCGGATGAACGTCTGGTACCGGGCACGGCACTGATCACCCAGCTCGAGCCCGGGCAGTATCTGGTGACGGCGAAAACCATGAAGTTCGGCACGATCGAGGTAACGGTGTGA
- a CDS encoding baseplate J/gp47 family protein yields MSDVNFKQALSDAGIPTTEEGLRQAWEAEVVAQGSKLSNTSSWSPFWRVVTALVTKPVMWILDFFIATVLPNFFVKTAVDAWLDMLAWGVNVERKGATKAQGFLLFTRVAAGGALEVAKGTVVQSAAINGHVYQLVTTAVGTFTDGAMQLQIPVEAVDVGSGFNLAPGYYAVLPVPIPGIAQVANVDGWLTTPGADKEPNDELRLRVRNQFSAVNQWHTDAVYRAMISAFPGVRPDGVYFEHGAPRGPGSANAFVLFDADVPAATYLAQINAHIRDQGNHGHGDDLQVMVMPETLHALRVTLWPRSTLTAAQRQTLLDETALFIRAAFRESTSSDYQPTLTLPQSRFSFSRLGEELHQQFPGIESLHFDNDDILSELNIPRILTLEVLIND; encoded by the coding sequence GTGAGCGACGTCAATTTCAAGCAGGCATTGAGCGATGCCGGCATTCCGACCACCGAGGAAGGTCTGCGCCAGGCGTGGGAAGCGGAAGTGGTCGCCCAGGGCAGCAAGCTGAGCAACACCAGCAGCTGGTCGCCGTTCTGGCGCGTGGTCACCGCGCTGGTGACCAAGCCCGTGATGTGGATCCTCGATTTCTTCATTGCCACGGTGCTGCCGAACTTCTTCGTCAAAACCGCCGTCGATGCCTGGCTGGATATGCTGGCCTGGGGCGTGAACGTCGAGCGCAAGGGCGCAACCAAGGCCCAGGGCTTTTTGCTGTTCACCCGGGTCGCCGCCGGCGGCGCCCTCGAGGTCGCCAAGGGCACAGTGGTGCAGTCGGCCGCGATCAATGGCCACGTTTACCAGTTGGTGACGACAGCGGTCGGCACTTTCACTGACGGCGCCATGCAGCTGCAGATCCCGGTCGAAGCCGTGGACGTCGGCAGCGGCTTCAACTTGGCGCCGGGGTACTACGCCGTGTTGCCGGTGCCGATCCCCGGCATTGCCCAGGTGGCCAACGTCGATGGCTGGTTGACCACGCCCGGGGCGGACAAGGAACCCAACGACGAGCTGCGTCTGCGCGTGCGAAACCAGTTCTCGGCGGTCAACCAATGGCACACCGACGCGGTGTATCGGGCGATGATTTCCGCCTTCCCAGGCGTGCGTCCGGATGGCGTGTATTTCGAGCACGGCGCCCCGCGTGGTCCGGGTAGCGCTAATGCCTTTGTGCTGTTCGATGCGGACGTGCCGGCGGCGACGTACCTGGCGCAAATCAACGCGCACATTCGGGACCAGGGCAACCATGGCCACGGCGATGATCTTCAAGTCATGGTCATGCCCGAGACGCTGCACGCCCTGCGTGTGACGCTCTGGCCGCGTTCGACCTTGACCGCTGCCCAGCGCCAAACCTTGCTGGATGAAACCGCCTTGTTCATTCGTGCGGCCTTTCGTGAAAGCACGAGCAGCGACTACCAGCCGACGCTGACGCTCCCGCAGTCGCGCTTTTCCTTCAGCCGCCTCGGTGAAGAACTGCACCAGCAGTTCCCGGGTATCGAGTCGCTGCACTTCGACAACGACGACATCCTCTCGGAACTGAACATCCCCCGGATCCTGACCCTGGAGGTGCTTATCAATGATTAA
- a CDS encoding phage tail protein: MIKLSLRFWLGGTELEKLTAAAQSWWEKVEGWLRWPLLQLDADTCHLTVLDLLAWQRDITRFKGEPESLYRLRVKYAFINAVDAGSTAGMKRILQRLGVGYVEIEERQPDRDWDVVLLRFSDSQLSQNPELLRVLIQQYGRTCRRYDFSTITPVTVATAIIHFHDDQQTLVAGL; the protein is encoded by the coding sequence ATGATTAAGCTCAGCCTGCGTTTCTGGCTCGGCGGCACCGAACTGGAAAAACTCACCGCCGCTGCCCAGTCCTGGTGGGAAAAAGTCGAGGGGTGGTTGCGTTGGCCACTGCTGCAGCTCGACGCCGACACCTGCCACCTGACCGTGCTCGATCTGCTGGCCTGGCAGCGCGATATCACTCGCTTCAAGGGCGAGCCCGAAAGCCTCTACCGGCTGCGGGTCAAGTACGCCTTTATCAACGCTGTCGACGCCGGCAGCACCGCCGGGATGAAGCGCATTCTGCAGCGCCTGGGCGTGGGTTATGTCGAGATCGAGGAGCGACAGCCCGACCGCGACTGGGACGTGGTGCTGCTGCGTTTTTCCGACTCCCAACTGTCGCAGAACCCCGAGCTGTTGCGCGTGCTGATTCAGCAATACGGCCGCACCTGCCGGCGCTATGACTTCTCGACCATCACACCGGTGACGGTAGCCACCGCCATTATCCATTTCCACGACGATCAGCAAACGCTGGTCGCCGGCCTGTAG